A window of Fibrobacter sp. UWR3 contains these coding sequences:
- a CDS encoding energy transducer TonB encodes MVLKFFKKLLKRFAILIAAILASCALVFSVTMANLFLTGKVFHEKKYNKTEIAVKKVEEVEKKVEKKKPARKPDRQKSNSRSPKAGPRFAMNLGTASGNAGAAVSEDMVADFRGGTLSTEKGDVDKKPESRAYPNFQVPPQIRDREIDAMLRLSFCVDVNGKAYDIKVLEESPAGSGLAAAGREALSRMTFAPAEKAGKAVPFCGMEQPFEVKFRD; translated from the coding sequence ATGGTATTGAAGTTTTTTAAAAAGTTGCTGAAGCGTTTTGCTATCCTCATCGCGGCAATCCTCGCGAGCTGTGCGCTCGTGTTCTCCGTGACGATGGCGAACCTATTCTTGACGGGCAAGGTGTTTCACGAAAAGAAATACAACAAGACAGAAATTGCCGTGAAGAAGGTCGAGGAAGTCGAGAAGAAGGTCGAGAAGAAAAAGCCCGCGCGCAAGCCCGACCGCCAGAAATCCAATTCGCGTTCCCCGAAGGCGGGGCCGCGTTTCGCGATGAATCTCGGGACGGCATCGGGTAACGCCGGCGCCGCCGTGAGCGAGGACATGGTGGCCGATTTCCGCGGCGGGACGCTTTCGACCGAAAAGGGCGACGTGGACAAGAAGCCCGAAAGCAGGGCGTACCCGAACTTCCAGGTGCCCCCGCAGATCCGTGACCGCGAAATCGATGCGATGCTGCGGCTCAGTTTCTGTGTGGACGTGAACGGCAAGGCGTACGATATCAAGGTGCTGGAGGAATCGCCCGCGGGTTCCGGGCTCGCCGCCGCCGGCCGCGAGGCGCTATCGCGCATGACGTTCGCGCCAGCCGAAAAGGCGGGCAAGGCGGTACCCTTCTGCGGCATGGAACAGCCTTTCGAGGTAAAGTTCAGGGACTGA
- a CDS encoding AAA family ATPase, producing MTEADILQKLDDAFNALSQERKTIVVPLVEMIKKAGLDKKQASNYERILSSSGNFKLDHKKEGVLVNHKKFKPMEKPMTTSQDTAINNMNLHDRIKALRDALSEGLYEKDEAVRLALLTAISGESIFFLGKPGYAKSMIACRIKEAFKADDGSDAKWFEYLMNQFSTPEDIFGPISLKALNAEGESEEEEYKRITKNMLPEADIAFLDEIWKASAAIQNTLLNIINERKFSNGGERKKVPLKALFTASNELPKKNEGHEALFDRFILRLIVNPIQNEDNFFEMVDESTSHEFKMPDGVKPISVGEWNAWKEKIDEVSLSDAAKSVIRAVRNELVLRNEAMSEDEKKNDELFEVSDRRWKKIVHILKTSAFLNDRTEIDLMDCQLIEYCIWSTEKQQKLAREIVEKCIQQNGLDCDTAIDEIKEQIEEFEKKVNEQWFYMEGDKPLTYKMRDGKLAYKITQPKEIKSYDSITPAYLCKEYEHSSYDRHGAYYDKNGDFMGDYDYYFKDNSFVLYGKHVNWIDGYTDISYSTEIATKTGGLMKKNFSDIAHETLQERFTKAAYMPIVSQIESEITKLNDQKNSSAIPFKSNLFANQEYNTIITTKIDDAIRELQDAQISLDKQRNRYLNTKLSSKFTVGDVILKNGVVFSATEVAALTTEQKKDVIAVVCITGEKTYAIGIDQYMESWEDIPEIASNYASNNDLPNEYSSNWIVPNKDLLHMIWQNRETINKSLEQLESACTLDEEEYWSSSTNGNSAAFYQMFDEDGQIDHTTKDHEYSVCVIREWEKE from the coding sequence ATGACTGAAGCCGACATCTTACAAAAACTTGACGATGCTTTTAATGCTCTCTCCCAAGAGCGAAAGACCATCGTCGTACCACTTGTGGAGATGATAAAAAAAGCGGGGCTTGACAAAAAGCAAGCCTCAAATTATGAGCGGATTCTCAGTTCTTCCGGAAATTTTAAACTGGATCACAAGAAGGAAGGCGTTCTTGTGAATCATAAAAAATTTAAACCTATGGAGAAACCCATGACCACCTCCCAAGATACGGCAATTAATAATATGAACCTCCATGACAGAATCAAGGCGTTGCGAGATGCACTTTCTGAAGGTCTTTACGAAAAGGATGAAGCGGTTCGCCTTGCTTTACTTACTGCAATTTCTGGCGAAAGTATCTTTTTCTTAGGAAAACCCGGTTATGCAAAAAGTATGATTGCCTGCCGCATTAAGGAAGCATTCAAGGCTGATGATGGCAGCGATGCAAAATGGTTCGAATATCTGATGAACCAGTTCTCAACACCGGAGGACATTTTTGGCCCTATTTCACTAAAAGCCCTAAATGCGGAAGGTGAAAGCGAAGAGGAAGAGTACAAGCGAATAACAAAAAATATGTTGCCTGAGGCAGACATCGCCTTTTTGGATGAGATTTGGAAAGCGAGTGCAGCGATTCAGAATACCTTGTTGAATATTATAAATGAACGTAAGTTTAGCAACGGCGGTGAAAGAAAAAAAGTTCCGCTTAAAGCGCTTTTCACAGCGTCAAACGAACTTCCCAAAAAGAATGAAGGCCACGAAGCATTATTTGACCGCTTTATTTTACGCTTAATTGTTAATCCGATCCAAAACGAAGACAATTTTTTTGAAATGGTTGATGAGTCAACATCGCACGAATTTAAAATGCCTGATGGTGTAAAACCTATTTCTGTCGGAGAATGGAATGCTTGGAAAGAAAAAATAGATGAAGTTTCGCTTTCTGATGCCGCAAAATCTGTTATTCGCGCGGTTCGAAACGAATTGGTTCTTCGTAATGAAGCAATGAGCGAAGATGAAAAGAAAAATGACGAGTTGTTTGAAGTAAGTGACCGTCGTTGGAAAAAGATTGTTCATATTTTGAAGACGTCTGCGTTCCTTAATGATCGTACCGAAATTGACTTGATGGACTGTCAGCTTATTGAGTACTGTATTTGGAGTACTGAGAAACAACAGAAACTCGCTCGCGAAATTGTCGAAAAATGCATTCAGCAAAATGGCTTGGATTGTGATACCGCCATAGACGAAATTAAAGAGCAAATTGAAGAATTTGAAAAGAAGGTCAATGAGCAATGGTTTTATATGGAGGGTGATAAGCCGCTGACTTACAAAATGCGAGATGGGAAGCTAGCATATAAAATTACCCAGCCTAAAGAGATTAAGAGCTATGATAGCATTACCCCTGCGTATCTTTGTAAAGAATACGAGCATTCTTCTTATGATCGTCACGGAGCATATTATGATAAAAATGGTGATTTTATGGGCGATTATGATTATTACTTCAAAGATAACAGCTTCGTATTATATGGTAAGCATGTGAATTGGATTGATGGATATACGGACATTAGTTATTCTACAGAAATCGCCACAAAGACCGGTGGATTAATGAAAAAAAATTTTTCTGATATAGCCCACGAAACTCTTCAAGAAAGATTCACTAAAGCGGCTTACATGCCGATTGTATCACAGATAGAATCTGAAATAACAAAACTGAATGACCAAAAAAATAGCAGTGCTATTCCATTCAAATCAAATTTATTTGCCAATCAAGAGTATAATACAATTATCACCACAAAAATAGACGATGCAATTCGTGAACTTCAAGATGCACAGATTTCTCTTGATAAGCAGCGTAATCGCTATTTAAATACAAAGCTCAGTAGTAAATTTACCGTGGGTGATGTAATCCTCAAAAATGGAGTCGTTTTCTCCGCTACAGAAGTTGCTGCATTAACAACGGAACAGAAGAAAGATGTAATTGCTGTTGTTTGCATTACAGGCGAAAAAACATACGCAATTGGAATTGATCAGTATATGGAGAGTTGGGAGGATATTCCAGAAATTGCATCTAACTACGCAAGCAACAACGATCTTCCAAATGAATATTCTTCTAATTGGATAGTCCCAAATAAAGATTTGCTACATATGATTTGGCAAAATAGGGAAACGATTAACAAGTCTTTGGAACAACTTGAGTCTGCATGCACATTAGACGAAGAAGAATATTGGTCTTCAAGCACAAATGGTAATTCTGCGGCATTTTATCAAATGTTTGACGAAGATGGGCAAATAGACCATACTACAAAAGACCATGAATACTCTGTTTGCGTAATTCGCGAATGGGAAAAAGAATAA
- a CDS encoding VWA domain-containing protein, with protein sequence MTKKDFRSNCRKALNVLETIRKKFPLGISDVSEISDESRALIQVKIQQFRECVKGEGRLLSKYSWWNPMRLSRNKTAHTKKDLSDKEFSGLCDTLFQNIQKISDDLCKIIGIHRHHSKKKRKFENFAPSSAFGTEADRKQLIDAMEDLASPVEPTDIKIEFPQNDYAKLAEKTFSDILDHDDIKDYIQSHEGVSENIQTDILEWLQLTKETLDKEDPFLDESIFIEQHKKWSAIDVATDLTNENSKIQYHYRRLPSVSESKRGAIAPSNLNFNFYKNQFAEQKKEPKKDDKDKAPIQWKSLEQLEVLRRNFIGDMEECFIDRKNKWEQERIDEMRKTFLEELYKKIQNFKRLEKLLSPFIKNFGRLWDLSEGFFETSGFEILEQFAKLLEQDQSLQELAEILGKQNRAQSIFEKELRDKVVIKTEWHPQNAYRGEIKGICFSNDISSILPSELALMKNPATKKLFQLRFAQKQLLSFEYQRNVERTRKESTQEEVSIEKKEPKGPIIICVDTSGSMHGTPENIAKTVTFALSKIALEEERKCYLISFSTGIETLDMRDFKKGDSLQKLVRFLQMSFNGGTDASPALQHAIKMLQSNDYKNADVLMISDFVMANLPRNLIDAIEVEKEKNTDFYSLVIGTSGNQGTIDCFNHNWSYNTNDIHASRHLVEQLHSIKMRPTSQGLSDNADK encoded by the coding sequence ATGACAAAAAAGGATTTTCGTTCTAATTGTCGTAAGGCTCTTAATGTACTTGAAACTATACGAAAAAAATTCCCGTTAGGAATTTCGGATGTCTCAGAAATTTCAGATGAATCACGAGCCTTGATACAGGTTAAAATTCAACAATTCCGTGAATGCGTAAAAGGAGAAGGGCGACTCTTGTCCAAATATTCTTGGTGGAATCCGATGAGACTATCAAGAAATAAAACAGCCCACACAAAAAAAGACCTTTCTGATAAAGAATTCTCAGGATTATGCGACACCCTTTTTCAAAATATTCAAAAGATATCAGATGATTTATGTAAAATCATAGGTATTCATCGTCATCATTCTAAGAAAAAACGCAAATTCGAAAACTTTGCTCCAAGTAGCGCTTTTGGTACAGAAGCGGATAGAAAACAGCTTATTGACGCAATGGAGGATTTGGCATCACCTGTTGAGCCCACCGATATTAAGATTGAATTTCCCCAGAATGATTATGCAAAGCTTGCTGAAAAGACATTCTCAGATATTCTTGACCATGATGACATAAAGGATTACATCCAATCTCATGAAGGGGTCTCTGAAAATATCCAGACCGATATTCTTGAATGGCTGCAGCTAACAAAGGAAACACTTGACAAGGAAGACCCCTTCCTAGATGAATCTATTTTTATCGAACAACACAAGAAATGGTCTGCTATAGATGTAGCTACAGATTTAACGAATGAGAATTCAAAAATTCAATACCACTATAGACGATTGCCTTCTGTAAGCGAATCGAAACGGGGGGCAATCGCCCCAAGCAATCTTAATTTCAATTTCTATAAGAACCAATTTGCAGAACAGAAAAAAGAGCCAAAAAAGGATGACAAAGATAAAGCACCTATCCAATGGAAATCTTTGGAGCAACTGGAAGTTCTTCGCAGAAATTTCATCGGCGACATGGAAGAATGCTTTATTGACCGCAAAAATAAATGGGAACAAGAACGTATTGATGAAATGCGAAAGACGTTCCTAGAAGAGCTGTATAAAAAAATACAGAATTTCAAGCGTCTTGAAAAACTCCTTTCCCCATTCATCAAGAATTTTGGGCGGCTTTGGGATTTGTCCGAAGGATTTTTTGAAACTAGTGGCTTTGAAATTCTGGAACAATTCGCAAAACTCCTTGAACAAGATCAATCGTTGCAAGAACTTGCAGAAATCTTGGGTAAGCAGAATCGCGCACAATCCATTTTTGAAAAGGAACTTCGCGATAAAGTTGTCATAAAGACAGAATGGCATCCCCAAAATGCCTATCGTGGAGAGATTAAAGGCATTTGTTTTTCGAACGATATATCATCGATCTTGCCAAGTGAATTGGCATTAATGAAAAATCCGGCAACAAAGAAACTCTTCCAGCTGCGATTCGCCCAAAAGCAGCTGTTGTCTTTCGAATACCAAAGAAATGTCGAAAGGACAAGAAAAGAATCTACACAGGAAGAGGTTTCCATTGAAAAGAAGGAACCCAAAGGTCCTATTATTATCTGTGTAGACACAAGTGGTTCTATGCATGGAACACCGGAAAACATTGCAAAAACCGTGACATTCGCCTTATCCAAAATCGCACTCGAAGAAGAACGAAAATGCTACCTGATTTCATTCTCTACAGGAATAGAAACTCTAGATATGAGAGATTTCAAAAAAGGCGATAGTTTGCAGAAACTCGTTCGTTTTCTACAGATGTCTTTTAATGGCGGCACAGATGCGAGCCCGGCATTGCAGCATGCAATAAAAATGCTTCAATCCAACGATTATAAGAATGCAGATGTCCTTATGATATCGGATTTTGTAATGGCAAATCTTCCGCGCAATTTAATTGATGCTATAGAAGTAGAAAAAGAAAAGAATACCGATTTTTACAGCCTTGTAATTGGGACAAGCGGCAATCAAGGCACAATAGATTGTTTCAATCACAACTGGTCGTATAATACAAACGATATCCATGCATCACGACATTTAGTTGAACAGTTGCATTCCATAAAAATGCGTCCCACAAGTCAAGGATTATCCGACAATGCCGACAAATAA
- a CDS encoding MotA/TolQ/ExbB proton channel family protein, with protein sequence MRLDERRMTKDERTVRLVSLPNQLNCGRVVSTALITLFLASSAFAWPWSSGEKKSTAEDQARIKDSLQMEEMRSLQREVETLTRIRLQKADSLEKLEAEHWRKRYAESQLTEEHQAASRELDGRYSKLSTDLGRVNEEVMASRSMTGDAEEKAQADESAYDALNTQVKLSIDKTLGDVMGDYPVGMNGRLIRLKQASEDAEKKVPNTVGAVQNFMNDLLLRHELTYTQFYGRETSQVGNRPDVNVNRLRLGTVFLGEVAQDNGEVQALLRSGALQGKIFEWNASLPPEMAANIKQAVSQASGASTVVSIPLDVLQNKAVKNAITDTKELTWREEFQAFFRKGGIVMYPLMLVAIFALLLCLERFLVLSYRGHLSRRFNRKLDALVKENRYEDAAGLCLKKETSLSMVLFAVLNRARDAREDAERALQEALLREQPKLERRMGLLAAMGSIAPLLGLLGTVTGIITLFTVITEVGTNDARVLAGGISEALVTTETGLVIAIPVMILHGLLSEKIEKVTSEMYVQSTALLNRIFGASTSSATDSRSEKNEDQ encoded by the coding sequence ATGAGATTAGACGAAAGACGAATGACGAAAGACGAAAGAACTGTAAGGTTGGTGAGCCTGCCGAACCAACTTAACTGTGGACGCGTTGTTAGCACCGCTCTAATTACATTGTTTCTTGCCTCATCTGCATTTGCATGGCCGTGGTCTTCGGGCGAAAAGAAGTCTACCGCCGAGGACCAGGCACGCATCAAGGATTCCCTGCAGATGGAAGAAATGCGCAGCTTGCAGCGCGAGGTAGAAACGCTTACCCGCATTCGCCTGCAGAAGGCGGACTCGCTCGAGAAACTCGAGGCGGAACACTGGCGCAAGCGCTATGCCGAGTCGCAACTGACCGAGGAGCACCAGGCGGCATCGCGTGAACTTGACGGCCGCTATTCCAAACTCTCGACGGATCTTGGCCGCGTGAACGAGGAGGTCATGGCGAGCAGGAGCATGACGGGCGATGCCGAGGAGAAGGCGCAGGCCGATGAATCGGCATACGATGCGCTCAACACGCAGGTGAAGCTCTCGATTGACAAGACTCTTGGCGACGTGATGGGCGATTACCCGGTGGGCATGAACGGGCGCCTGATTCGCCTGAAGCAGGCCTCCGAGGATGCCGAGAAGAAGGTGCCGAATACGGTCGGCGCGGTGCAGAATTTTATGAACGACCTGCTGCTGCGTCATGAACTGACCTACACGCAATTCTACGGGCGCGAGACTTCGCAGGTGGGCAACCGCCCCGACGTGAACGTGAACCGCTTGCGCCTGGGTACGGTCTTTTTGGGCGAGGTCGCGCAGGATAACGGCGAGGTGCAGGCGCTGCTCCGCTCGGGTGCATTGCAGGGCAAGATATTCGAATGGAACGCGTCGCTCCCTCCGGAGATGGCCGCGAATATAAAGCAGGCCGTATCGCAGGCCTCGGGGGCTTCCACGGTTGTCTCTATCCCGCTGGATGTATTGCAGAACAAGGCGGTCAAGAACGCGATTACCGACACGAAGGAACTTACCTGGCGCGAGGAATTCCAGGCTTTCTTCAGGAAGGGCGGTATCGTGATGTATCCGCTCATGCTGGTGGCGATTTTCGCGCTGCTGCTTTGCCTGGAACGCTTCCTGGTGCTCAGCTACCGCGGGCATCTGAGCCGCAGGTTTAACCGCAAGCTCGACGCCCTCGTGAAGGAGAACCGCTACGAGGATGCGGCTGGCCTCTGCCTCAAGAAGGAAACGAGCCTCTCGATGGTGCTCTTTGCGGTGCTGAACCGCGCCCGCGATGCGCGTGAAGATGCGGAACGTGCCCTGCAGGAGGCATTGCTCCGCGAGCAGCCGAAACTGGAACGCCGCATGGGGCTCCTTGCCGCGATGGGCTCGATTGCCCCGCTGCTCGGCCTGCTCGGCACGGTGACGGGTATCATCACGCTGTTCACGGTGATTACCGAGGTGGGCACGAACGACGCGCGCGTGCTTGCGGGTGGCATTTCGGAGGCTCTCGTGACTACGGAAACGGGCCTCGTGATTGCAATCCCCGTGATGATTCTGCACGGGCTGTTGAGCGAAAAAATCGAGAAGGTCACGAGCGAGATGTACGTGCAGAGCACCGCACTCCTGAACCGCATTTTCGGCGCTTCGACGAGCTCAGCGACCGATTCAAGATCAGAAAAGAATGAGGACCAATAA
- a CDS encoding biopolymer transporter ExbD — MEFNLPRRKQKDMGIEMGPLMDIVFILLIFFVVTSSFTRETGVNVTKPQAQSASQLEKENLLIAITREGTIHMNERQVDLASLQDILKQSLAKAPDREAVVIADKGAETGVLVQVIDMCNLAGVKKVSIAAQAE, encoded by the coding sequence ATGGAATTCAACTTGCCGAGAAGAAAGCAGAAGGATATGGGCATCGAGATGGGCCCGCTGATGGACATCGTGTTCATCCTCCTCATCTTTTTCGTGGTGACGTCCTCGTTTACCCGCGAGACGGGCGTGAACGTGACGAAGCCTCAGGCGCAGTCTGCAAGCCAGCTCGAGAAGGAAAACCTCCTGATTGCGATTACGCGCGAAGGGACAATCCACATGAACGAGCGACAGGTGGACCTTGCGAGCCTGCAGGATATCTTGAAGCAGTCGCTTGCGAAGGCGCCCGACCGCGAGGCTGTTGTGATTGCGGATAAGGGTGCCGAGACGGGCGTGCTCGTGCAGGTAATCGACATGTGCAACTTGGCCGGAGTGAAGAAGGTCTCCATCGCGGCGCAGGCGGAGTAA
- a CDS encoding DUF3450 family protein, producing the protein MKRLRLLPFVLLVLLVSGPALADRASEIQDLKLEKEKLNSEIQKLNRQISATDSMLKADDSRYKTLQQRYKADTERRRAEIDSLNAKIKAVAGELQAERNKQARAKNRTDNVAAKRKALRTELAGISKKLESQVAQTVPWELESRLDRVKSLTRDIESGNASEEEGFSRLKSLIAEETKFGDEVAIINSPLTRKNGELINASILRIGNQWMVYSDDNGTVFGALVRKVVDGKVVYEWNEELNLEERAAVKLALDVKQAKKPPQIVKLPVSLSIVGGER; encoded by the coding sequence ATGAAACGTTTAAGATTATTGCCTTTCGTGCTGTTGGTGCTGCTTGTTTCGGGCCCGGCCCTTGCCGACCGCGCTTCCGAAATTCAGGACCTGAAGCTTGAAAAGGAAAAACTGAATTCCGAAATCCAGAAACTGAACCGCCAGATTTCGGCGACGGATTCGATGCTCAAGGCGGACGATTCCCGCTACAAGACTCTGCAGCAGCGCTACAAGGCCGACACGGAACGCCGCCGTGCCGAAATCGATAGCCTGAACGCGAAGATAAAGGCGGTCGCGGGTGAACTCCAGGCGGAGCGGAACAAACAGGCCCGCGCGAAGAACCGTACAGACAACGTTGCAGCAAAGCGCAAGGCGCTGCGTACCGAACTTGCGGGTATCAGCAAGAAGCTCGAATCGCAGGTGGCGCAGACGGTCCCGTGGGAACTTGAAAGCAGGCTCGACCGCGTAAAATCCCTGACCCGCGATATCGAGAGCGGGAACGCAAGCGAGGAGGAAGGCTTTTCGCGCCTCAAGTCGCTCATTGCCGAAGAGACCAAGTTCGGCGACGAGGTGGCCATAATAAACAGCCCGCTCACCCGCAAGAACGGCGAACTCATCAACGCCTCTATTCTGCGCATCGGGAACCAGTGGATGGTCTACAGCGATGACAACGGCACTGTTTTCGGTGCGCTGGTGCGCAAGGTCGTGGACGGGAAGGTCGTTTACGAATGGAACGAGGAATTGAACCTGGAAGAACGCGCGGCGGTGAAGCTCGCGCTCGACGTGAAGCAGGCGAAGAAACCGCCCCAGATCGTGAAGTTGCCCGTAAGCCTCTCTATCGTGGGAGGTGAAAGATGA
- a CDS encoding YafY family protein, producing the protein MPTNKNAFLRIKILDGLLSESVVRRYTMNDLTRLCNEQLEISGERQVGRRCLEKDIEFIQQQFGLIERERSGKSTILRYTNQTDSIFNQSISTSERKLLQAVSQTFGKMDGVEDFEVLNQLKSSANDQEQPIIIFEKNEDLNGRDLLPKLFRLIERKTTIELKYHRIKDTQKRNKKQIFPHVLKQCKGRWFLFGTTIDTKEVMCYSMDQIEDIKPLPIKYKPYDGRWDEYFESVIGVTKKADDTPQDIVFWASQDECAYLAGKPVHSSMTPLKKNDAELRRRYRLPDDGKLFRINCIVNFELKREMASKFGERIVLEPPSLRKEIINDVKTMLNRYRMITSKRSKFV; encoded by the coding sequence ATGCCGACAAATAAAAACGCATTCTTACGAATAAAGATTCTCGATGGACTACTTTCAGAGAGCGTAGTTCGCCGTTACACAATGAACGATTTGACAAGATTGTGCAATGAACAGCTTGAGATATCTGGCGAACGCCAAGTAGGACGTCGCTGTCTCGAAAAAGATATAGAATTTATACAACAACAGTTTGGATTAATAGAAAGAGAACGTTCTGGTAAAAGCACAATCTTACGATATACTAATCAAACTGATAGTATCTTTAACCAAAGTATTTCTACATCGGAAAGAAAACTTCTTCAAGCAGTTTCTCAAACTTTCGGAAAAATGGATGGTGTAGAAGACTTTGAAGTATTAAATCAGTTAAAAAGCTCTGCAAACGACCAGGAACAGCCAATCATTATTTTTGAAAAAAATGAAGATTTGAACGGTCGCGACTTATTGCCAAAGCTTTTTAGACTGATTGAACGCAAAACCACCATAGAATTGAAATATCATCGCATCAAAGACACTCAAAAACGGAACAAAAAACAAATATTCCCTCACGTTCTAAAGCAATGTAAAGGCAGATGGTTTCTGTTTGGTACTACTATTGATACAAAAGAGGTCATGTGCTATTCTATGGACCAAATAGAGGATATAAAGCCTTTACCAATAAAATACAAACCATATGATGGAAGATGGGATGAATATTTTGAAAGTGTAATTGGTGTTACAAAAAAAGCTGATGATACTCCACAGGATATTGTTTTCTGGGCCTCGCAGGATGAGTGTGCCTATTTGGCCGGTAAACCGGTCCATTCATCCATGACACCCCTAAAAAAGAACGATGCAGAACTTCGGAGAAGATATCGTCTTCCCGATGATGGAAAACTATTCCGCATTAATTGCATCGTCAATTTTGAGTTGAAAAGAGAAATGGCTTCAAAATTTGGGGAGAGAATTGTTCTTGAACCACCTTCTCTGCGAAAAGAAATAATTAATGATGTCAAGACAATGCTGAATCGATACAGAATGATTACTTCAAAGAGATCTAAGTTTGTTTAA
- a CDS encoding GIY-YIG nuclease family protein: MSSYMYILKCSDGSYYTGSTRELEKRVMEHNMGLGANYTRKHRPVELVYFEEFQRVDDAYAREKQIQGWSHSKKEALIQGQFGKLTDLSKSSANKRESA; encoded by the coding sequence ATGAGTAGCTACATGTACATATTGAAATGTTCTGACGGATCTTACTACACAGGTAGCACAAGAGAATTGGAAAAGCGCGTTATGGAACATAATATGGGTCTAGGGGCTAATTATACTCGTAAGCATCGTCCTGTAGAACTTGTTTACTTTGAAGAATTTCAAAGAGTTGATGACGCCTATGCAAGAGAAAAACAAATTCAAGGCTGGTCTCATTCAAAGAAAGAGGCTTTAATTCAAGGTCAGTTCGGCAAGCTCACCGACCTTTCTAAATCCAGCGCAAATAAACGCGAGTCTGCCTAG
- a CDS encoding MotA/TolQ/ExbB proton channel family protein: MTNTHYILIESLENTYHAGGVVMLPILLAGVVGFYYLFSSWFRIGSDFFRTDIHKVIKRMRVDLNGGIEEDEKNAEPPSVKKALRRLRKRGGLLSRELCYAIDVASTNPEGFRDYMQVRMMKTVRYMEQGNHIVSVMASAAPLLGLLGTVTGMVSTFEVITLYGNQNPVLMADGISEALISTQSGLLVAFPLTLLKQRLDERVEMLRQKMELGATVIENYFVERKCP; the protein is encoded by the coding sequence ATGACAAATACCCACTACATACTCATCGAGTCGCTCGAGAATACGTACCATGCCGGCGGTGTGGTAATGCTCCCGATTCTTTTGGCGGGTGTCGTGGGTTTCTACTACCTGTTTTCGAGCTGGTTCCGCATCGGGAGCGACTTTTTCCGCACCGACATCCACAAGGTCATCAAGCGCATGCGCGTGGACCTGAACGGCGGAATCGAGGAAGACGAGAAGAATGCGGAACCGCCCAGCGTGAAGAAGGCCCTCCGCAGGCTGCGCAAGCGAGGCGGGCTCCTCTCGCGGGAACTCTGCTATGCGATTGACGTCGCGAGCACCAATCCCGAGGGCTTCCGCGACTACATGCAGGTGCGTATGATGAAGACGGTGCGCTACATGGAGCAGGGCAACCACATCGTATCCGTGATGGCATCTGCGGCGCCGTTGCTGGGCCTGCTCGGCACGGTGACGGGAATGGTTTCTACCTTCGAGGTGATTACGTTGTACGGGAACCAGAACCCGGTGCTCATGGCCGACGGTATCTCGGAGGCGCTTATATCTACGCAGAGCGGGCTCCTGGTGGCGTTCCCGCTCACACTCCTGAAACAGCGCCTGGACGAGCGCGTAGAAATGCTGCGCCAGAAGATGGAACTCGGCGCGACCGTTATAGAGAATTATTTTGTAGAGAGGAAGTGCCCGTGA